AACGCGCCAAGCCCGCTGATCCCGGCAAGTTCATTCACGTTCATGAGATTTTTGCCGCTTACAATGGCGCCGTTTTCCATACTGATCTCACTCATCCTTCAGCGCTGGAAGGATGGACCGGGTATTTCCCCCAGCGGAACAGCCCGGCTGAGACGTGCATCATGGATCGGGAATTCGGCGCCTATCGTTTTGACAAACTGATCAGCCGCTTTATGTACGACCGGTTGGTGGCCAAGCTCAATCGTCCAAACGCCTAGCTTGAATGGCGTTGCTCATTGACGCCGGAAGGATAGAGGAGCACTCAACATGACGTCTTTACATTTGTCTTTTCACCGTTTGGTGCGGCGGAACATTCCGCAGCTTTCAGCCGAAGAGTTGAACCATTACGACAGCCTGATTGCGCTCCGCCACCAGCTTCTGCTGGAAAAAAGCCTGCAGCCGCCCGCCAACCATGTCGAGCTTGGCGGCAAGCGAAGCAATCAACCGCATCATCCGAGACATGAGCCGCCGCATCCGGAGCCTGACCAGAACGATTTCATCGACGGGGTGAGCCGGCAAGCCAATGATATTTTGCGGCCTTACAAAAGAGCGTACGAGGCCAGCGTTCGCCTCTGGATCGCGCGGCGGCGCGTGGCAACCCGGCTCGGCAATTCACTGCAAATTCCCGATACGGGAATGAGCTTGTTCTATTTGATCGTTGCGTTTTTGAACTATTACGTCGTCGCCGCGGTGACGTTTCCGATCTTTGCCTGGAATTGGATAAAATTCTATTACAAAGAAATCATTGCCATTGCCGTTTTGCTGGCGTTGCTGGGCTTCGGATTTCGCGCGCTCATCCCGCCGGATCAGCGGCGAAAACCCGATGCCGGCAACGGTATCGTTCAGCCGGACTCGACGATGAACCAGCCGCCTGCTCGAGCTGATGCGTTGAAATAACCTCGATCGGGATTGGGGTAGGAGAGAGCCGTGAAAAATTATCTTATTGCATTTTTCATAGCCGCCGCTTTAATTGCCGTCGCCGTTTGGTGGCTGCGAGACGAAGCCACCCTGGCCGAGCTGCAGAAGCAGTATTTGCTTGCCAAAAACGAGGCGGAGAGGGCCAAAATTGTCGAGCGGGTCGAAAGTTTTATCTCAAGCTTTCGATTTCCCGACTCGATTCGGCAGCGGGTGGAGCAACAGGTGGCCGCGCAGATTGACGCCGCCAAAATCGCGTTGGAAGAAGTTGCGCCGGATACCAATGTCTATCGCTTGGAAAGCTGGCTGCAAGATTTGCTTCGCCAGGCCGCCATCGCCCGCGCCCGCGATGAAAACCCAATTTTTCAAACCCTCATTAAGCAAACACAAGATCTCGCCAAAAAGGTTGATGCAGAAACGCATAATGATTATTGGAGACCCTTTGTTGAGCAGGTAAGCTCTTTTACTCGAGAAGAGGCGCGAACTTGGTTAAAGGCTCGAAAAGCGGAACGGCTTTATCGCGAATACAGCGGCTTGGGGCGTTTTAAAGATGCGGAGTTTTACGCTGCCTATGGTCTCCAGCTTGTTCAGTGGATAGATGATCAACGTTTGTATCTTGACCTCATTCAGCGGTTACAGCGAGTTTTATGCGATTATCATGCGATGTATGAGCTATCCATTGCCTTGACGCAAAAACCGTTGTTGCAAGCCGGAAAAATCAAATACCATTTAAGAGCGAATGGTTTCCTTTATTATCAAGCTGAGGCATTCTTTAGAATGGGAGAGAATCAAGCCGCTCTCAGGCTCTTTGATGCCGTTTCTTATAACGCTGAAAAACTCGGAGAAATTAACGATCGGCAGTGGTTTATAAAAAATAGCTTATTGCGCAAAGGTGATCTATACAGAGAATTGGGAGAATTTGAGAAAGCTTGGTATGTTTGCCACGAGGCGGAAAAACTGATATCAGATAAAGCAGATACAGTCAACCTTCGACTCTTGGAGTTTAATCTTTTCCTTGCAACAGGTTATTACGAGAAAGCAGAAGAAGTGCTCAAGAATACGATTAAGTTAGCCGAAAAATTAGTAGACAGGCAGGATCTTATTATGTGTTACAATAATTTTGGGGGCTTGTACGCTCGTCTTACAGATTATGATTTGGCCCTGGCCTATTACCAGCGGGCGCAAGCTTTATTCACCGCTCTTAGTCCGAATCTGAGCACACGCTTAATGGTTTTAGCCAATATTGCTGATATATTAGCGGTAAAGCAAGATTCAGCACAATTACAGCAAATGATTGATGATGCGAAGGAATTCCTTCGATTGGCGTATAATCCATATATGGAAGCGCTATTGCTTTCTACTGTTGGTGTTTGGCATCAACTGGCAGAAAACTATCATTTGGCAATAGAATACTACAATAAAGCAGATTCCATTTCCCTTCAAAATGGCTACTTGCGCTTCGCATTGGAAAAAAGAATAGACCGGGTCGATTGTCTGATTGCGCTTTCGCGGTTCGATGAAGCGAAGACCTTGCTTGCAGAAACAGGGATATTGGCTAGGCGACTAAATAACCTCAATAGGCTTATTAATGTACTTGACCGAACGGCTCAAATCCAATATCGCGAAGGCAACATTGCCCAAGCTATTGAAGTTTCTAATCAACTCCTATACGAGCTTGAAGCCATGAGCTCTCGCTTTAATAATCCGGATCGTCTAATTGCCTATCGACAAAAAATTTATGATGCTCATAAAAATGCCGTTTTATATGAAATAGCGCTTCAACGTAACGAAGCAGCTTTTGTCAAGCTCGACGCAGCGAAGGCCTATGCTTTGAAAAACCGGCTTTTAAATCAGCAAGCTGATGGCGAGGCAACGAATGGCAAGCCGCATCATTCGGATTTCGTGAGCACTCGTCTGCGTCCGGGACAATTATTGCTCGATTACATGATTAAACCGGATACCTTGTATGTCTTTGTGCTCGATCAAAACGGACTGCGGCTTCGGCGCAAAAAGATAGACAGCCGAGTATTGCAACAAATGACCCGCGCCTATCGCGATTCGATTAACCGAAGCCCGCGCCTTTTTCAAAAGCATGACGCCAATTTTGCGAAAGCGCATTATACTGGCACCTTAGCTTTGTCAGAAAAACTGTATCAGGAGTTATTAGGCTGGCCGGAAATTACCGCGCGTTTGCCGCAGACATACTTGCTTTACATTATTCCGGATGAATTTCTTTATGAGGTTCCTTTCTCCACCTTGATCGCTAATCGGTCGGAGGCGCAAACGTTCCTGGTGAATCATACCGCCGTTTTGGCCTCACCAAGTGTCAGCTTATTGCCGGCTGAGAATCTCGCCGCTGCTGTTTCCAAGCGGCTCAATACTTTGAAGGCGCTGATTAGCGCCGACAAACGTTTCCCCGGTGCGGAAAAATTTGTCACCAAGATCAAAGAGTTGTTCCCCCGGGCGGAAGAGTTGATCGTGCAAGGTGGCAACGTGACCAAAGATCAAGTGCTGGCGCAATTGCAACAAGGTTATCGAGTCTATATTTTCGTCGGACATGGGCAAGCGAATTCGCAATATCCTGATCAAGGTTACATTGAATTGGCGGTCAAGACCTCAAAAGCCGCAGTGGCAAAGACCATTCGATTGACCATGGCGGATTTGAAAACGATCAATTGGTTGGGCGCGGAAATGGTCATGCTCGTGGGCTGCGAAACCGCCGGCGGCAAGCTTTATCGCGGCGCCGGCATTTCGGGCTTGCAACAAGAATTTTTAGCGCTCGGGGCTAAAAACGTGCTGGGGAATCTCTGGGAAG
Above is a window of candidate division KSB1 bacterium DNA encoding:
- a CDS encoding CHAT domain-containing protein, with amino-acid sequence MKNYLIAFFIAAALIAVAVWWLRDEATLAELQKQYLLAKNEAERAKIVERVESFISSFRFPDSIRQRVEQQVAAQIDAAKIALEEVAPDTNVYRLESWLQDLLRQAAIARARDENPIFQTLIKQTQDLAKKVDAETHNDYWRPFVEQVSSFTREEARTWLKARKAERLYREYSGLGRFKDAEFYAAYGLQLVQWIDDQRLYLDLIQRLQRVLCDYHAMYELSIALTQKPLLQAGKIKYHLRANGFLYYQAEAFFRMGENQAALRLFDAVSYNAEKLGEINDRQWFIKNSLLRKGDLYRELGEFEKAWYVCHEAEKLISDKADTVNLRLLEFNLFLATGYYEKAEEVLKNTIKLAEKLVDRQDLIMCYNNFGGLYARLTDYDLALAYYQRAQALFTALSPNLSTRLMVLANIADILAVKQDSAQLQQMIDDAKEFLRLAYNPYMEALLLSTVGVWHQLAENYHLAIEYYNKADSISLQNGYLRFALEKRIDRVDCLIALSRFDEAKTLLAETGILARRLNNLNRLINVLDRTAQIQYREGNIAQAIEVSNQLLYELEAMSSRFNNPDRLIAYRQKIYDAHKNAVLYEIALQRNEAAFVKLDAAKAYALKNRLLNQQADGEATNGKPHHSDFVSTRLRPGQLLLDYMIKPDTLYVFVLDQNGLRLRRKKIDSRVLQQMTRAYRDSINRSPRLFQKHDANFAKAHYTGTLALSEKLYQELLGWPEITARLPQTYLLYIIPDEFLYEVPFSTLIANRSEAQTFLVNHTAVLASPSVSLLPAENLAAAVSKRLNTLKALISADKRFPGAEKFVTKIKELFPRAEELIVQGGNVTKDQVLAQLQQGYRVYIFVGHGQANSQYPDQGYIELAVKTSKAAVAKTIRLTMADLKTINWLGAEMVMLVGCETAGGKLYRGAGISGLQQEFLALGAKNVLGNLWEVDATYAIPQAQDFLATWAATWDLPRALQASQRQTMQTLQESRYYQLPHPYFWGSTILLTATHH